Within Deltaproteobacteria bacterium, the genomic segment AGTAGCGAAAACCGCTCTGCGTGTCGAAGAGCCGCTTCCCGCAGAACAGGCTGATGAAGAAGGTGCTGATGTGGTTTCCAACGAAGCTGGAGGTGGGGATCTCGCCCCACGCGAGGCGGCGACGCCCGAGGACCAGATCCGCGTCCTCCGCTGCGACGGCGAACTTCGGGATCTCGCTCGGCGCGTGTTGGCTGTCGGCGTCCAGGGTGAGCACGCCGCGCGCGCCACGTGCGAGCGCCCACCGGAACCCCGAGCTGAGCGCGCTACCCTTGCCCCGGTTCCGGGGGTGCCTGAGCACCTCGGCTCCGGCCGCGTGGGCCACCTGCGCGGTGTCGTCGGTCGAGCCGTCGTCCACCACGAGGACCGGCAGTCCCTGTTCCCGGACGCCGGTCACCACGGCGGAGAGTGAGGACGCGGCGTTGTAGGCCGGTACGACGGCGAGAAGATCGACCACGGCGAGAACCTCGGGCGCGAAGATCGCCCCCGCAAGCGTAAAACGCAAGGTTCAAGGTGGAGGGCCGCCGGCGGTGGGCTGGTGGCTGAACGGCACGCCGCGGGGTCCGCGTAGAGGTATGCGGGTGGCGCGCCGGGTCGGGTTACGGCAACATTTTCCGGTGGAGGCGCATCCCGGCCGGAACCTTTGTCCGGGAAGACCTGTCGAACGGAGAGGCGGGCAGGCGGCGGGCGGAGACGCAACCAGACGAGGAGCGACGATGCGCAGGTCGTGGCAGCGGCAACGAGGTGGCCTCGGACTTCTCGCGGTGGCGGTCGGGCTCGGGACCGGCTGCGCCAGCAGTCTTCCGACGCGGCGGCTGGAGCTCGAGCCGATCAAGCTTCAGGCGACGGGGCGCGGCGAGAAGACCCGCGTCGAGGTCCTGGACGCGCAGTCCCTTTTCGAGCTCGGTAACGACCGGCTCTCGGGCAAGCAGTACGCCCCCGCCGTCGAGGCCTACGACCGCCTCGTGGAGCACTTCGCGTCCTCGAAGTACGTTCCTGCGTCTCTCTATAACGCGGGGCTGGCTTGGGAAGGGCGCGGCCGCTTCGACCGTGCCGCGGCAAGCTACCGACAGCTCGTGCAGCGCTTCGGGGCCACCAAGGATGCGCTCGACGCGGCCTTCCGTCTGGGCGGCGCGTACGCCGAGCTCCACAACTGGCGCGGCTCGGCGGACACCTACGCCTGGGTCCTCGCGCGCACGGACGTGACCCCGAGCGACCGCGTCGAGGCCCTTTCCCGCAAGGCGCTGGCGCACTTTCGGCTGCGGGAGGACCTCCCCTGCCGCGCCGCCGCCGAAGCCGCGATGCGCCTCTACCGCCAGTCGGAGACCGGGGACCCCCTGGCGACCGACTTCTTCGCCGCCATGGCCCAGTACTACCTGGGGGCGCTCCACCACCGCTCCTTTCGCGAGGCCAAGGTGAGCACGGGCGGGGGAATGGGGCCGGACCTGGATCGCAAGGCTCGCCTGCTCATCTCCGCGCAGGCGGGGTACATCGCGGCCGTCAAGGTCAAGAACCTGTACTGGGCCACTGCCGCGGGCTTTCAGATCGGTTCGCTGTATCGCGAGTTCTATAACGCCATGATGATCAGCGTCCCGGACTTCGACCCGCAGGCCCAGAAGAACGCCCGCAAGGCGAAGATCCCCGTGGCCGATGCCCGGGCCCAGCTCGCCCAAGTCTACCTGGAAGAGGTTCACAAAAAGATCTCACCCCTCTTGGAGAAGGCGGTCCGGGTCTTCGAAAAGAACGTGCTGGTGGCGGAGCGAATCGGGATCCGGAGCGCGTGGATCGACAAGAGCCGGCGGCAGCTCGAGCAGCTCAAACACCTGCTCTCCGCCTCGCCTTCGGACGCGGTGAAGCAGCTCCCGAAGCCGGGGGTGGTGCCGGAGGACGAGCCCGGCCAGCCGGCGGCGCCGCCGGAGGATCCGGGAACCGATCCGATCGCCCCCGCGCCCGAGAAGCCGGGCCGCGCCTACCTATAGAATAGGCGGCGTACGGCGGGGTCGGGAGCGCCCGTCCGGGACCCGTTTCCGACCTGGCCTGTCCGCGGGGAAATCCTCGATAGCTTGCAGCGTTACGCCCCTTTGCAAGAACGGTTCCCCTTCCTGCCAAAGACCTTGACACGCCCCCCGCCGGGCTATATACCTTCGCAACCTTGAGGCTTGGTCCCGCGGCGGGCCCTCGAGGGAGGGCGTTTCGTCTTACGCGTTTTGAATCTTTTGCGCGTTTGGGTCGTGGCTGCAGCGCCGAGCGGCGGAGGTTGCTGCGTTTTTGCCTTGATCGCGCCGCTTTCTTGTGGCAGACACTCGCCGCCCCCGGGCGCGGCCAATAAGGCGCATCGGCGACGGGAAAAAGGCCCTCGGGCACACGGATGCTGGCGTAGCTCAAGGGTAGAGCAGCTGCCTTGTAAGCAGCAGGTTGCGGGTTCGAGTCCCATCGCCAGCTCTTCAGGCAACGGGACAAACGACTGGAGGGGTTCCCGAGCGGCCAAAGGGAGCAGACTGTAAATCTGCCGTCATACGACTTCGGAGGTTCGAATCCTCCCCCCTCCACCGGTGCAGCAGCGAGCGAGGAGCAGGAGTTTGGTTGTCTACGTGCGGGAATAGCTCAGTTGGTAGAGCATCAGCCTTCCAAGCTGAGGGTCGCGGGTTCGAATCCCGTTTCCCGCTCTCGAGTGCAGACAGTGAAGTGAGGTTCGAGGAGTGATGCAGCACCCGCCCACATAGCTCAGTAGGTAGAGCACCTCCTTGGTAAGGAGGAGGTCACCGGTTCAAATCCGGTTGTGGGCTCCGTGAGGCAGTGACTCAGTTGACCGTGCCCGAGGGGAGGGATCGCTCGGCGCGACCAGTGGAGGAAAGGCCATGGCGAAGGAAAAGTTCGTACGAGACAAGCCGCATGTGAACGTGGGGAC encodes:
- a CDS encoding glycosyltransferase family 2 protein, which produces MVDLLAVVPAYNAASSLSAVVTGVREQGLPVLVVDDGSTDDTAQVAHAAGAEVLRHPRNRGKGSALSSGFRWALARGARGVLTLDADSQHAPSEIPKFAVAAEDADLVLGRRRLAWGEIPTSSFVGNHISTFFISLFCGKRLFDTQSGFRYYGRRLLTSVPLHDGRFETETELLMRACLLGLRVRWVPIQTIYQSGPHLTHFHRLHDTLRVMRVVLRSPTYPRHAR